A window of the Dyadobacter pollutisoli genome harbors these coding sequences:
- a CDS encoding Crp/Fnr family transcriptional regulator produces MILEKDSELYPLIISHILKRIDLTEEEQRHFCSLLTVRRLLPRQYLVQQGDVCRHESYVCKGFLRSFYLDEKGNDHTLHFAMEDWWISDSTSFHLEVPALRNIVALEAATLLQIEKSNLDQLYRDIPGFERFWRIMEQKAGISQDQRIMNSISLTGAERYAALTQKYPTLEQRMPQRHIASYLGITPVFLSQIRKSNARQDLK; encoded by the coding sequence ATGATTTTGGAAAAAGACTCAGAGCTTTATCCGCTGATTATCAGCCATATTCTCAAACGCATTGACCTGACGGAAGAAGAGCAGCGGCATTTTTGTTCGCTGCTAACGGTTCGCAGGCTGCTGCCACGGCAATATCTCGTGCAGCAGGGCGATGTTTGTCGTCATGAAAGTTATGTCTGCAAAGGATTCTTGCGCTCTTTTTACCTGGATGAAAAAGGTAATGATCATACCCTGCATTTTGCGATGGAGGACTGGTGGATCTCGGATTCCACCAGTTTCCATTTAGAAGTTCCGGCGCTGCGAAATATAGTTGCACTGGAAGCGGCCACATTGTTACAGATTGAAAAAAGCAACCTTGACCAGCTGTATCGTGACATTCCTGGATTTGAAAGGTTCTGGCGGATCATGGAGCAGAAGGCCGGGATCTCGCAGGACCAGCGGATTATGAACAGTATCAGCCTGACCGGCGCAGAACGTTACGCAGCGCTCACCCAAAAATATCCAACCCTCGAACAGCGTATGCCGCAGCGGCACATTGCCTCTTATTTGGGCATTACGCCCGTCTTTCTGAGCCAGATCCGTAAGTCGAATGCCCGGCAGGATCTTAAATAA
- a CDS encoding glycosyltransferase family 39 protein, giving the protein MNNHDPILHRYFPWLLLLGILLNIPGLWLDIMEPDGALYATIAKHIVQHNDWINLYGDGHDWLDKPHFPFWMAAISYKIFGITGFAYKLPAFIFWLVSLRYTFLIAKELFNADVARIAVLIYTVALHSTLANFDVRAEPYLTACITGATWHMLRIYKEGRWLHIAAAALFTACAIMTKGIFVLITIGGGWMIFWMVTRQFNQLLNYRWWLFLGLCFIFILPELYSLYVQFDLHPEKVVFGETRVSGLRFFFWDSQFGRFFNTGPIKGKGDVTFFLHTTLWAFLPWSVGLVAGIVYLLRFDKNATPMRWVIYGSTLVTFVLFSLSRFQLPHYLVIEFPYFSMITAYFFYQLAKSPKIDHLVTVQTVLMFAALACITGLVYITGIHNGIFAAIISLVIVLIASVISYRNKLQQLLFKGYAMAAMLYIFLFQFFYPFLLQYQSGRQAAREISENNKNIPVAAYGSFSYTFEFYSPGDVSLIRNEEYLQDFIEAAPCYLYTTESIADSLLKSGLDAEVRATPQHFHVTRLKMGFLNYKKRNVTLEPRYLLYIKNDAAVL; this is encoded by the coding sequence ATGAATAACCATGATCCAATCTTACACCGGTACTTTCCGTGGCTGCTGCTGCTCGGCATTCTTCTCAACATTCCCGGCCTGTGGCTGGACATTATGGAACCCGACGGCGCGCTCTATGCCACCATTGCCAAGCATATTGTACAACACAATGACTGGATAAACCTCTACGGCGACGGTCATGACTGGCTCGACAAGCCTCATTTTCCATTCTGGATGGCGGCGATCAGCTATAAAATCTTCGGTATTACCGGTTTCGCCTATAAACTTCCCGCATTCATTTTCTGGCTTGTCAGCCTGCGCTATACTTTCCTTATCGCAAAAGAGTTGTTCAATGCCGACGTTGCCAGAATAGCCGTACTTATTTACACGGTCGCCTTGCACAGTACGCTGGCCAATTTCGACGTCCGCGCGGAGCCCTACCTCACTGCCTGCATCACCGGCGCGACCTGGCATATGCTGCGCATCTACAAAGAAGGCCGTTGGCTCCATATTGCAGCTGCTGCACTCTTCACCGCCTGCGCCATCATGACCAAAGGCATTTTTGTGCTCATCACCATTGGAGGCGGCTGGATGATTTTCTGGATGGTGACCAGGCAGTTTAATCAGCTGCTGAATTACCGTTGGTGGTTATTTTTAGGTCTGTGTTTTATTTTCATTCTGCCCGAATTGTACAGCCTGTATGTACAGTTCGATTTACACCCCGAAAAGGTGGTTTTTGGAGAGACACGCGTTTCCGGGTTGCGTTTTTTCTTTTGGGACAGCCAGTTCGGGAGGTTTTTTAATACGGGCCCCATTAAAGGAAAAGGTGACGTAACATTCTTCCTGCACACCACACTATGGGCGTTTCTGCCGTGGTCGGTGGGGCTGGTGGCAGGAATTGTTTACCTGTTGAGGTTTGATAAAAATGCCACTCCCATGCGCTGGGTGATCTATGGCAGTACATTGGTCACATTCGTGCTATTTTCCCTTTCCCGGTTCCAGCTGCCACATTATCTGGTGATTGAATTTCCGTATTTTTCAATGATCACCGCCTATTTCTTTTATCAGCTGGCCAAATCTCCAAAAATCGATCATCTGGTGACAGTACAGACCGTACTCATGTTTGCTGCACTGGCTTGTATAACCGGCCTGGTATACATTACTGGCATTCATAATGGCATTTTCGCAGCCATCATTTCACTGGTGATCGTGCTGATTGCGAGCGTGATCAGCTACCGCAATAAGCTACAACAACTGCTGTTTAAAGGTTACGCGATGGCCGCCATGCTCTATATTTTCCTTTTCCAGTTCTTTTATCCATTTTTACTTCAATACCAATCCGGCAGGCAAGCGGCCAGGGAGATTTCTGAAAACAACAAGAATATCCCCGTGGCCGCATACGGTTCGTTTTCCTATACTTTCGAATTTTACTCGCCGGGGGATGTCAGCCTGATCCGCAATGAGGAATACCTCCAGGATTTCATCGAAGCTGCGCCATGCTACTTGTATACAACGGAATCGATTGCCGACAGCCTATTGAAATCCGGGCTCGACGCGGAGGTCCGGGCTACACCTCAGCATTTTCATGTGACACGGCTTAAAATGGGTTTTCTGAACTATAAGAAGCGAAATGTAACGTTGGAACCAAGGTATTTGCTTTACATTAAAAACGACGCCGCCGTTCTATAG
- a CDS encoding NADH:flavin oxidoreductase — protein sequence METVKSSLFDKSLLNGHKLNNRLVVAPMTRHSATAEGIPTEEMAHYYEDFAKGGFSMIITEGTYTDEFFSRTDAHQPGIVNDSQLRAWAKVVEQVHAHDSLIIAQLMHGGALSQYIESTIAPSAVQPIGNFYFPREMNADDFYRVKEGYIKAAIHAQIAGFDGIEIHAANGYLFDQFITEHTNQRTDRYGGSVRNRLRFLMEVFQAVKEVVPAHFIVGIRVSESKVNDLTYRWPGGSETATEIFQVLSEIKPGYLHIAAEGGRWDRECLYPDGLSSTGIAKKLTGVPVIANGGMHDVKLAESLISGDQADLISIGRAAIASPDWPRLIEAGEQVIPFFKDLIKPSLTLSHTRKVLHDYKLRLEIETPL from the coding sequence ATGGAAACCGTGAAAAGCAGTTTATTCGACAAATCATTATTGAATGGCCACAAGCTGAATAACCGGCTTGTAGTAGCCCCGATGACGCGACATAGCGCCACCGCAGAAGGCATTCCCACAGAAGAAATGGCCCATTACTATGAGGATTTTGCCAAAGGTGGGTTTAGTATGATCATTACAGAAGGCACTTACACCGACGAGTTTTTCAGTCGCACGGATGCTCACCAGCCGGGAATTGTAAATGACAGCCAGCTACGTGCCTGGGCGAAGGTGGTTGAGCAGGTGCATGCGCATGACTCGCTCATTATAGCTCAGCTAATGCACGGAGGAGCATTATCGCAATATATCGAAAGCACCATTGCGCCTTCGGCAGTACAGCCTATCGGGAACTTTTACTTTCCCAGGGAAATGAATGCTGATGATTTCTACCGGGTCAAAGAGGGTTATATCAAGGCGGCCATTCATGCACAGATTGCTGGTTTTGATGGTATTGAGATCCACGCGGCGAATGGCTACCTTTTTGATCAGTTTATTACCGAGCATACCAATCAGCGTACCGATCGATATGGCGGCAGTGTCAGAAACCGGCTGCGGTTTTTAATGGAGGTTTTTCAGGCGGTCAAGGAAGTGGTGCCGGCTCATTTCATTGTGGGCATCCGTGTTTCCGAAAGTAAAGTCAATGATCTTACCTACCGCTGGCCGGGAGGATCTGAAACAGCGACGGAAATATTTCAGGTTTTAAGTGAAATAAAGCCAGGGTACCTGCATATCGCGGCCGAGGGCGGCCGCTGGGATAGGGAATGTTTGTACCCGGACGGGCTCTCGTCTACCGGTATCGCTAAAAAGCTAACAGGTGTGCCCGTGATTGCAAACGGTGGTATGCACGATGTGAAACTGGCCGAGTCGCTGATCAGCGGCGATCAGGCCGATTTGATATCCATTGGCCGTGCCGCCATTGCGAGTCCGGATTGGCCCAGATTGATAGAAGCAGGGGAGCAGGTCATTCCTTTTTTCAAAGATCTTATCAAACCCAGTCTGACCCTTTCCCACACTAGGAAGGTGCTTCATGACTACAAACTGCGTTTGGAGATCGAAACTCCGCTGTAA
- a CDS encoding MBOAT family O-acyltransferase, translating into MVFNSYTFVLFFVLLLVLHNLPFSWKVKKINLLIASYLFYALWNPPFILLLWLSTVVDYFMARQIAVTEEKLMRKLWLTVSLLLNLGMLSYFKYGGFLLENFTALLNSMGIAYQAAKPDIILPVGISFYTFVTLSYTIDVYRRKFAPEPSFLNFALFVTYFPHLVAGPIVRPEDLIPQFKTPRKATSEQMVWGLFLLTLGLFLKVVIADGWMSEPADFIFGLPFPVNPLDAWSAVLAFSAQIFCDFGGYSTCAIGVSLCLGFTLPENFRYPYAAIGFSDFWRRWHITLSTWLRDYLYIPLGGNRSGSFRTYVNLMITMLLGGLWHGASWNFVIWGGLHGIFLCIERLFRSWSRKSAPMVAEGVIIQATLIPVRSKNLSNFLLALITFLLVNITWVFFRSPDFGSAMRMLLCMFGVITQGPKMLSTPDMLKVALVTIGLLSFHWSMRDKSVKSLFTSLPWWFSGTAWAVMLILIILTQKSTSSFIYFQF; encoded by the coding sequence ATGGTATTCAACTCGTACACTTTCGTATTGTTTTTCGTGCTGTTGCTCGTTCTGCACAACCTTCCTTTCTCCTGGAAAGTCAAAAAAATCAATCTGCTGATTGCCAGCTATCTTTTTTACGCACTCTGGAATCCCCCATTCATTCTTTTGCTATGGCTATCTACCGTAGTCGACTATTTCATGGCCAGACAAATAGCCGTAACAGAGGAAAAGCTAATGCGTAAACTTTGGCTGACCGTCAGCTTATTGTTAAACCTTGGAATGCTCAGCTACTTTAAATATGGCGGCTTTTTGCTGGAAAACTTCACAGCATTGCTCAACAGCATGGGCATTGCATATCAGGCTGCAAAACCGGACATCATTTTACCGGTTGGGATATCTTTTTACACGTTTGTAACATTGTCTTACACCATCGACGTATACCGCCGCAAGTTCGCTCCCGAGCCTTCCTTTTTGAACTTCGCGCTATTTGTCACCTATTTCCCGCACCTGGTGGCCGGCCCGATCGTTCGCCCGGAAGACCTGATACCGCAGTTCAAAACACCCCGCAAGGCCACTTCCGAACAAATGGTATGGGGATTGTTTCTGCTCACATTGGGCTTATTTCTCAAAGTAGTCATTGCTGATGGCTGGATGTCCGAGCCCGCAGACTTTATCTTTGGACTCCCCTTTCCGGTTAATCCATTGGATGCCTGGTCTGCGGTACTGGCTTTTTCCGCGCAGATCTTCTGTGATTTTGGCGGCTATTCTACCTGCGCGATCGGCGTATCATTGTGTCTCGGCTTTACATTGCCCGAAAATTTCCGTTATCCTTATGCAGCGATTGGTTTCTCCGATTTCTGGCGCCGGTGGCACATTACCCTGTCGACCTGGCTCAGGGATTACCTGTACATTCCATTGGGTGGTAACCGGTCAGGGAGTTTCCGTACCTACGTGAATTTGATGATCACAATGTTATTGGGTGGTCTATGGCACGGAGCGTCCTGGAATTTCGTCATCTGGGGCGGTCTTCACGGCATTTTCCTATGCATTGAAAGGCTGTTCAGAAGCTGGTCGCGCAAGTCAGCGCCAATGGTGGCCGAAGGAGTAATCATTCAGGCTACGCTCATACCCGTTCGCAGTAAAAACCTGAGCAATTTCCTGCTTGCGCTCATCACTTTTTTACTCGTCAACATTACCTGGGTATTCTTCCGTTCCCCTGATTTTGGTTCGGCGATGCGGATGCTGTTATGTATGTTCGGCGTGATCACCCAGGGTCCCAAAATGCTTTCCACACCTGATATGCTGAAAGTCGCGCTCGTAACCATTGGCCTGCTAAGCTTCCATTGGTCGATGCGCGACAAGTCAGTAAAAAGTTTGTTTACCAGTTTACCCTGGTGGTTTTCCGGCACTGCCTGGGCGGTAATGCTGATACTGATCATTCTGACCCAAAAAAGCACCAGCTCATTTATTTATTTCCAATTCTGA
- a CDS encoding winged helix-turn-helix transcriptional regulator has protein sequence MNSTPQSTAINGNHRAGRVPILWRLFTGSKRYCELRKSIPNISERILILPLREMERDGLINRIVCPEVPACVEYLLTPLGKSWMRRFPFSANREKQTALKHWRRLIQRS, from the coding sequence ATTAACTCAACCCCTCAAAGTACCGCCATCAATGGTAATCACCGAGCCGGTCGTGTACCCATACTGTGGAGATTATTTACCGGAAGCAAGCGTTACTGCGAACTCCGCAAGAGCATACCCAATATTTCCGAACGCATCCTGATCCTGCCATTAAGAGAAATGGAAAGGGACGGACTGATCAACAGAATCGTGTGCCCGGAAGTGCCAGCATGCGTGGAATACCTGCTTACCCCGCTTGGAAAAAGCTGGATGCGGCGCTTTCCGTTCTCAGCGAATAGGGAGAAACAAACCGCCCTGAAACATTGGAGAAGGCTGATTCAAAGGAGTTAA